In a genomic window of Flavobacterium lipolyticum:
- a CDS encoding acyl-CoA dehydrogenase family protein — MKPDLFQAPDYYNLDDLLTDEHKLVRESARAWVKREVSPIIEEYAQKAAFPTQIIKGLGEIGGFGPYIPVEYGGAGLDQISYGLIMQEIERGDSGVRSTSSVQSSLVMYPIWKYGNEEQRMKYLPKLATGEFMGCFGLTEPDHGSDPGSMITNFKDMGDHYLLNGAKMWISNAPFADIAIVWAKNEEGRIHGLIVERGMEGFTTPETHNKWSLRASSTGELIFDNVKVPKENLLPNKSGLGAPLGCLDSARYGIAWGAIGAAMDCYDTALRYSKERIQFGKPIGGTQLQQKKLAEMITEITKAQLLTWRLGVLRNEGRATTTQISMAKRNNVDMAIHIAREARQMLGGMGITGEYSIMRHMMNLESVITYEGTHDIHLLITGMDVTGIPAFK; from the coding sequence ATGAAACCAGACCTATTTCAAGCACCAGATTACTATAACTTAGATGACTTATTGACAGACGAACACAAATTAGTTCGCGAATCGGCACGAGCCTGGGTCAAGAGAGAAGTTTCTCCAATTATAGAAGAATATGCTCAAAAAGCAGCATTCCCTACACAAATTATAAAAGGACTCGGTGAAATCGGTGGTTTCGGACCGTATATTCCGGTAGAATACGGAGGCGCAGGTCTGGATCAGATTTCTTACGGTTTAATTATGCAGGAGATAGAACGCGGAGATTCCGGTGTTCGATCGACTTCATCCGTTCAGTCTTCCTTAGTAATGTATCCTATCTGGAAATATGGAAACGAAGAACAACGAATGAAATATTTACCCAAACTGGCTACAGGAGAATTCATGGGATGCTTTGGTTTGACTGAACCAGATCACGGTTCTGACCCCGGAAGCATGATCACTAATTTTAAAGATATGGGAGATCATTATCTTTTAAATGGTGCCAAAATGTGGATTTCTAATGCTCCTTTTGCCGATATTGCAATTGTTTGGGCAAAAAATGAAGAAGGAAGAATCCACGGCCTAATCGTTGAACGCGGAATGGAAGGCTTTACAACTCCTGAGACACATAATAAATGGTCTTTGCGCGCCTCTTCAACCGGAGAATTAATCTTCGATAATGTAAAGGTTCCTAAAGAAAACTTATTACCTAACAAATCCGGTCTTGGCGCACCTCTTGGATGCTTAGATTCGGCACGATACGGAATTGCCTGGGGAGCTATTGGAGCGGCAATGGATTGCTACGATACTGCTTTACGTTATTCTAAAGAAAGAATTCAATTTGGGAAACCTATCGGAGGAACGCAATTGCAACAGAAAAAACTAGCTGAAATGATTACCGAAATCACAAAAGCACAGTTATTAACCTGGCGCCTGGGTGTTTTACGCAACGAAGGAAGAGCGACAACCACACAAATCTCAATGGCAAAACGCAACAATGTCGATATGGCCATACATATCGCACGCGAAGCCAGACAAATGCTGGGCGGAATGGGTATTACAGGCGAATACTCGATCATGCGCCACATGATGAATCTCGAAAGTGTTATTACTTACGAAGGAACTCACGACATTCATTTACTAATAACGGGTATGGATGTAACTGGAATTCCAGCATTTAAATAA
- a CDS encoding DUF3050 domain-containing protein translates to MNIETINNSIQPQKDQLLQHSLYNKIQNIDDLHRFLETHVFAVWDFMSLLKALQSKLTCTSTPWFATKNPETRYLINEIVLAEETDLSIDGKRQSHYEMYIEAMEDCGADTSGINHFLAEVNSLHNIFVAIKQSSLHPDTKAFLDFTFRVIEEGKPHQIAAAFTFGREDLIPSMFTAILKNFQKNLPETDLSKLLYYFERHIELDADEHGPMAMQMITDLCEDDAQKWKEVEEISILALEKRIGLWNAIEEEILMKAEMV, encoded by the coding sequence ATGAATATTGAAACTATAAACAATAGCATTCAACCCCAAAAAGATCAACTTCTACAACATTCATTATACAATAAAATCCAAAATATCGATGACTTACATCGTTTTTTAGAAACTCATGTTTTCGCTGTTTGGGATTTTATGTCCTTATTAAAAGCATTACAATCTAAGCTTACCTGTACTTCTACTCCTTGGTTCGCGACAAAAAATCCTGAAACAAGATACTTAATCAACGAAATCGTTTTGGCAGAAGAAACCGATTTAAGTATTGATGGAAAAAGACAAAGTCACTACGAAATGTATATTGAAGCCATGGAAGACTGTGGTGCCGATACAAGCGGAATCAACCACTTTTTAGCCGAAGTAAACTCCTTGCATAATATTTTTGTTGCCATAAAACAAAGCTCCTTACATCCTGATACAAAAGCTTTTCTGGACTTTACTTTTAGAGTCATTGAAGAAGGAAAGCCTCATCAAATTGCGGCAGCATTTACTTTCGGAAGAGAAGATTTGATTCCGAGTATGTTTACTGCAATCCTGAAAAACTTCCAGAAGAATCTTCCTGAAACGGATCTAAGTAAACTTTTATATTACTTTGAAAGACATATCGAATTGGATGCCGATGAACATGGACCAATGGCAATGCAAATGATCACTGATTTGTGTGAAGATGATGCTCAGAAATGGAAAGAAGTGGAAGAAATTTCGATTTTGGCATTAGAAAAACGTATCGGACTTTGGAATGCTATTGAAGAAGAAATTCTGATGAAGGCTGAAATGGTTTAA
- a CDS encoding nitrilase family protein, with amino-acid sequence MKNLKIATAQFENKSGDKSYNLSVIEKLSQQAASQGCDVISFHECSVTGYTFARHLSKEQMLNLAELIPSGESISKLTEIARNHNIVILAGLFEKDEDDNLFKAYVCVDGNGLVAKYRKLHPFINPHLTPGDQYCIFEIKGWKCGILICYDNNIIENVRATTLLGAQIIFMPHVTMCTPSTRPGAGFVAPQLWENRESDPTSLRLEFEGMKGRDWLMKWLPARAYDNAIYAVFSNPIGMDDDQLKNGCSMIIDPFGDILSECSSFEDSFVTALLTPEKCIQAGGNRYIKARRPELYRDIIGQEHQSEQNVVWLNTNTKS; translated from the coding sequence ATGAAAAATTTAAAAATAGCCACCGCTCAGTTCGAGAACAAAAGTGGCGATAAAAGTTATAACTTATCCGTAATTGAAAAACTTTCACAACAGGCAGCAAGTCAGGGCTGCGATGTTATCTCTTTTCACGAGTGTTCTGTAACGGGCTATACTTTTGCCCGACATCTATCAAAAGAACAAATGCTGAACCTGGCAGAATTAATTCCGAGTGGAGAAAGCATTTCAAAATTAACCGAAATTGCGCGAAACCATAATATCGTGATTCTGGCGGGGCTCTTTGAGAAAGACGAAGACGATAACTTATTCAAAGCTTATGTGTGTGTAGACGGAAATGGTTTGGTTGCCAAATACCGAAAACTTCATCCGTTTATCAATCCACACCTTACTCCGGGCGACCAATACTGTATCTTTGAGATTAAAGGATGGAAATGCGGTATTCTAATTTGTTACGACAACAATATTATTGAGAATGTTCGCGCTACCACTCTTTTAGGTGCCCAAATTATTTTTATGCCTCACGTTACGATGTGTACTCCTTCTACCCGACCGGGTGCCGGATTTGTTGCTCCACAGCTGTGGGAAAACCGTGAATCTGATCCTACTTCTCTCCGACTGGAATTTGAAGGAATGAAAGGCAGAGACTGGCTGATGAAATGGCTTCCTGCAAGAGCCTATGACAATGCTATTTATGCCGTATTCTCGAACCCCATTGGAATGGACGACGATCAGCTGAAAAATGGCTGTTCGATGATTATTGATCCTTTTGGGGATATTCTTTCTGAATGCAGCTCTTTTGAAGACTCTTTTGTAACTGCACTATTAACTCCTGAAAAGTGCATTCAGGCTGGCGGAAACCGTTATATAAAAGCAAGGAGACCAGAATTGTATCGGGATATTATTGGTCAGGAGCATCAATCCGAACAAAATGTAGTGTGGTTGAATACTAATACAAAAAGTTAA
- a CDS encoding helix-turn-helix domain-containing protein: MAKKIKTNTTYLSYVVNKRFGKSFGEYSNELKINYVINEMITNHMYRKYSTQAIAESVGFKNAVSFAKSFRKRTGVSPAQFANNI; this comes from the coding sequence GTGGCTAAGAAGATAAAAACAAATACGACTTATTTGTCTTATGTGGTTAACAAACGATTTGGTAAGTCTTTTGGAGAATATTCGAATGAGTTGAAAATTAATTATGTTATTAATGAAATGATTACGAATCATATGTATCGTAAATATTCAACTCAGGCGATAGCAGAAAGTGTAGGTTTCAAAAATGCAGTGTCATTTGCTAAATCATTTCGCAAAAGAACTGGAGTGTCTCCAGCTCAGTTTGCGAATAATATTTAA
- a CDS encoding GNAT family N-acetyltransferase: MEFLKTTNEDIDAVFDLYNEATSYQKTVNNKSWRGFERTLIEKEITENRHFIIKEGDEVACTFVLTFNDLIIWKEASADPAIYLHRIATNPKFRGQSYVKKIIEWAKIYARENNKSYIRLDTHSGNERINKYYTSCGFNYKGISTIEWTSELPEHYKEGSFSLFEIKL, from the coding sequence ATGGAATTTTTAAAAACTACGAATGAAGATATCGATGCCGTTTTCGATCTTTATAATGAAGCTACCTCTTATCAAAAAACGGTCAACAACAAAAGCTGGAGAGGCTTTGAGAGAACACTTATAGAAAAAGAAATTACCGAAAATCGTCATTTCATCATCAAAGAAGGAGATGAAGTTGCCTGTACCTTTGTGCTTACTTTTAACGATTTGATTATTTGGAAAGAAGCCAGTGCCGATCCTGCCATTTACCTTCATCGCATTGCAACGAATCCAAAATTCAGAGGACAATCGTATGTTAAAAAAATCATCGAATGGGCAAAAATATATGCTCGCGAGAATAACAAATCATACATCAGACTTGATACCCATAGCGGTAACGAAAGGATAAATAAGTATTACACCAGTTGTGGTTTTAACTACAAAGGCATCAGCACCATCGAGTGGACCAGTGAATTACCGGAACATTATAAAGAAGGCTCTTTTAGTTTGTTTGAGATTAAGCTGTAA
- a CDS encoding rSAM-modified peptide gives MKTKKIKFEDFGNEKLSRKEQQTIFGGDDDGDPSRGNGKGSTDEIP, from the coding sequence ATGAAAACTAAAAAAATAAAATTCGAAGATTTTGGAAACGAAAAATTATCAAGAAAAGAGCAACAAACAATTTTTGGAGGTGATGATGACGGTGACCCTTCCAGAGGGAATGGGAAAGGAAGTACTGACGAAATTCCTTAA
- a CDS encoding TIGR04149 family rSAM-modified RiPP codes for MKNKKLNFENFKSNTLSKKEQKTVRGGDDPNTPINTITGDPSRGNGKGSN; via the coding sequence ATGAAAAATAAAAAATTAAACTTCGAAAATTTCAAAAGCAATACACTTTCAAAAAAAGAACAAAAAACAGTTCGTGGAGGTGATGACCCTAATACCCCTATCAATACAATTACTGGTGATCCAAGCAGAGGAAATGGAAAGGGATCTAATTAA
- a CDS encoding TIGR04149 family rSAM-modified RiPP, protein MENKKLNFEDFTSNTLSKKEQKAVRGGDNDSNRGNGNGSTQLINL, encoded by the coding sequence ATGGAAAATAAAAAATTAAATTTCGAAGATTTTACAAGCAATACACTTTCAAAAAAAGAACAAAAAGCGGTTCGTGGAGGTGACAACGATAGTAATAGAGGAAATGGCAACGGATCTACACAACTAATAAACCTATAA
- a CDS encoding TIGR04149 family rSAM-modified RiPP, giving the protein MKNKKLNFENFKSNTLSKKEQKTVRGGDDPNSPIDTITGDPSRGNGKGSN; this is encoded by the coding sequence ATGAAAAATAAAAAATTAAACTTCGAAAATTTCAAAAGCAATACACTTTCAAAAAAAGAACAAAAAACGGTTCGTGGAGGTGACGATCCTAATAGTCCTATCGATACAATTACTGGTGATCCAAGTAGAGGAAATGGAAAAGGATCTAATTAA
- a CDS encoding vitamin K epoxide reductase family protein, whose protein sequence is MLKLVQKFLQINKYSEIKNEFKDLFLSHPNYPSLFAITDSLDLLSVENAAIRVPKEQIVDLPSNFLAYFKEELILVEKAKNFVRINTMKKGSQKMAYEKFLLDWNGVIVAIEPNNVIARDRIKVEFSWLKYGLPLLLVVGLSFFYNTYNLFSLFFLTTSILGLIVSIFIVQEKLGFKNSIISKLCNFSSNSSCSSVINSKEDNESKWISFPDLPLMFFGASLIAILVKPLESSIFIGFLSLLAIPVIVSSIWIQKFEIQRWCVMCLVVSSLIFVQSAIWFASDLFTLSFGFAEIFPFLFSLALLVPIWAVLKTIIKNILGTESSLKEMKKFKRNYSLLNFLSKKVPHINGLDDLRGLHFGNRNAAVKLSVIISPSCGHCHKTFQEAFDLVLRFPDKIHLNVLFNVNPENAENPYKVVVERLLTINRSTPGKTVEAISDWHIKNMSLKKWLKKWTVDSVSMMITQEINKQYEWCSKNDFNYTPVKIVNDKIFPAEYELGELKYFLNDYIEEKEEVVLEKTA, encoded by the coding sequence ATGTTAAAACTTGTCCAAAAATTTCTACAAATAAACAAGTACTCGGAGATTAAAAATGAGTTTAAAGATTTGTTCCTTTCTCATCCAAATTATCCTAGTTTGTTTGCGATAACAGATTCTCTAGATTTACTGTCTGTAGAGAATGCTGCGATACGAGTTCCGAAAGAGCAAATAGTAGATTTGCCTTCAAATTTTTTGGCTTATTTCAAAGAAGAGTTAATATTAGTGGAAAAGGCAAAGAATTTTGTTCGAATCAATACGATGAAAAAAGGAAGTCAGAAAATGGCTTATGAAAAGTTTTTATTAGACTGGAATGGGGTTATAGTTGCAATTGAACCAAACAATGTTATAGCAAGAGACAGAATAAAAGTTGAATTCAGCTGGTTGAAATATGGTTTGCCACTTTTGTTGGTAGTTGGATTGTCATTTTTTTATAATACATACAATTTATTTAGCCTGTTTTTTTTAACAACATCAATTTTAGGACTCATTGTAAGTATTTTCATTGTTCAGGAAAAACTGGGATTTAAGAATAGTATCATTTCAAAACTTTGCAATTTTAGTTCTAACTCTTCCTGTAGCTCTGTAATCAATAGTAAAGAGGATAATGAAAGCAAATGGATTAGCTTTCCGGACTTGCCACTAATGTTTTTTGGAGCCAGTTTGATTGCAATTCTGGTAAAACCACTGGAGTCCTCGATTTTCATAGGTTTTTTAAGCTTATTAGCGATACCCGTTATTGTGTCTTCCATTTGGATTCAAAAATTTGAAATTCAAAGATGGTGTGTAATGTGCTTAGTGGTGTCTTCTTTGATTTTTGTACAAAGTGCTATATGGTTTGCGTCAGATTTGTTTACGTTGAGTTTTGGTTTTGCGGAAATTTTTCCATTCCTGTTCTCATTGGCACTTCTTGTTCCTATTTGGGCAGTTTTGAAAACAATTATAAAAAACATCTTAGGTACTGAAAGTTCACTTAAAGAGATGAAAAAGTTTAAAAGAAATTATTCTTTATTGAACTTCTTGTCTAAAAAAGTGCCTCATATAAATGGACTTGATGATCTAAGAGGATTGCATTTTGGAAATAGAAATGCGGCCGTTAAGTTATCCGTAATCATCAGCCCTAGTTGTGGACATTGTCATAAAACATTTCAGGAGGCGTTTGATTTAGTATTGAGATTTCCTGATAAGATACACTTGAATGTCTTGTTTAATGTAAATCCTGAGAATGCCGAAAATCCATATAAAGTAGTAGTTGAAAGACTTTTAACCATAAACAGATCTACACCGGGAAAAACGGTTGAGGCTATTTCGGACTGGCATATTAAAAATATGAGTCTTAAGAAATGGTTGAAAAAATGGACTGTTGATTCTGTAAGTATGATGATAACACAGGAAATAAACAAACAATATGAATGGTGTTCTAAAAATGATTTTAATTACACACCTGTTAAGATTGTAAATGATAAAATTTTCCCGGCAGAATATGAACTAGGAGAGTTAAAATACTTTTTAAACGATTATATCGAAGAGAAGGAAGAGGTTGTTTTGGAAAAAACAGCATAG
- a CDS encoding rSAM-modified peptide: MANRAQKFEDFQSEKLSKKEQKTVQGGDESIIPGDPSRGNGKGSN, encoded by the coding sequence ATGGCAAATCGAGCACAAAAATTCGAAGATTTTCAATCGGAAAAACTGTCAAAAAAAGAACAAAAAACTGTTCAGGGAGGAGACGAATCTATTATTCCAGGTGACCCAAGTAGAGGGAATGGAAAAGGATCTAATTAA
- a CDS encoding helix-turn-helix domain-containing protein has translation MQISPSVELSPYIKHYLFLDTKEVSEQKLRLFSDGNTGMVFSLKGNLTSDLNNQEVQSFLPDSFLYGQLTGFKDIYSNHEITLIIVVFQPNGIHQLLGIPAYEFLDSIVSIDTIFNRDGLILQEQLRENYTILKKVELLNHFFDNYISNKTASYQLIIESSLRFITAHKGNFNVNQLAKFTGYTERHLERKFKECIGLNPKKFGNIIKLHYFLKLLKDKSVDTNLTNISYNAGFSDQSHLIKEFKKHTGITPKEYLNNTGKLTNNLLKTVPPILL, from the coding sequence ATGCAGATTTCACCATCAGTAGAATTATCACCTTACATTAAACATTATCTTTTTTTAGATACCAAAGAAGTATCCGAACAAAAGCTTCGTCTGTTTTCGGATGGTAATACCGGTATGGTGTTTTCTTTAAAAGGCAATCTTACCTCTGATCTAAACAATCAGGAAGTTCAGAGCTTCTTACCGGATTCTTTTTTGTATGGACAACTTACGGGATTTAAAGACATTTATTCCAACCATGAAATCACTCTTATAATTGTTGTTTTTCAGCCTAACGGGATTCATCAATTGTTGGGCATTCCGGCTTATGAGTTTCTCGACTCTATTGTCTCTATTGATACTATTTTTAACAGAGACGGTTTAATTCTTCAGGAGCAGCTACGCGAAAATTACACGATCCTGAAGAAAGTTGAACTTCTCAATCATTTTTTCGACAATTATATTTCCAACAAAACAGCTTCTTACCAATTAATTATTGAAAGTTCGCTTCGTTTTATTACCGCACATAAAGGGAATTTTAATGTAAACCAACTGGCTAAATTTACAGGTTATACCGAACGTCATCTGGAAAGAAAGTTCAAAGAGTGCATCGGATTAAATCCGAAGAAATTTGGAAATATTATCAAACTGCATTATTTCTTAAAACTGCTAAAAGATAAGTCGGTCGATACAAATCTCACCAACATTAGCTACAATGCCGGTTTTTCGGATCAGTCTCATCTGATAAAGGAATTCAAAAAACACACCGGAATCACACCAAAAGAATACTTAAACAATACCGGGAAATTAACCAATAATCTCCTCAAAACTGTTCCGCCAATTCTGCTTTAG
- a CDS encoding SGNH/GDSL hydrolase family protein has protein sequence MKLHFKQIVIVILSIFLLSCSSDENTAEISTFPITPLLGSIKYLALGDSYTIGQSVCETCRFPEQLKSSLTAIYPQASFSLKIIATTGWTTTNLISAINTQNPDPNYDLVTLLIGVNNQYQGKSFSIYEKEFPELVEKAIVLAKGNKERVIVISIPDYAYTPFGKIQMEGEGERISSEINQYNSFAESYCKLNNIVFVSITDISRKGLDNPDLVAADGLHPSAKAYTLFTERILPLVRVALQN, from the coding sequence ATGAAACTGCATTTCAAACAAATAGTTATTGTTATCCTCTCTATATTCCTGTTAAGCTGTAGTTCTGACGAAAACACTGCGGAAATATCTACTTTTCCAATTACACCTCTTTTGGGTTCCATAAAATATTTGGCTTTAGGAGACAGCTACACCATCGGACAAAGCGTATGCGAAACGTGCAGATTTCCTGAACAGTTAAAATCGAGTTTAACCGCAATTTATCCGCAAGCCAGCTTTTCTTTAAAAATTATTGCGACTACCGGATGGACTACCACCAATTTAATTTCGGCAATAAACACCCAAAATCCGGATCCTAATTATGATTTAGTCACACTTCTTATCGGGGTTAACAATCAGTATCAGGGAAAAAGCTTTTCGATCTATGAGAAGGAATTTCCGGAACTCGTAGAAAAAGCAATTGTTTTAGCAAAAGGCAATAAAGAAAGGGTAATTGTTATCTCTATTCCGGATTATGCTTATACTCCTTTTGGCAAAATACAAATGGAGGGAGAAGGCGAAAGAATTTCAAGCGAAATCAATCAATACAATTCCTTTGCCGAAAGCTACTGCAAACTCAATAATATTGTTTTTGTTTCGATAACCGATATTTCCCGCAAAGGCCTTGATAATCCTGATTTGGTGGCCGCAGATGGCTTACATCCTTCGGCCAAAGCTTATACTTTATTTACTGAACGTATTTTACCGCTGGTGAGAGTAGCTTTACAGAACTAA